A genome region from Candidatus Parcubacteria bacterium includes the following:
- a CDS encoding indolepyruvate ferredoxin oxidoreductase subunit alpha — protein MFENILEKPNKKVILLGNEAIVRGALEAGVQFVSTYPGTPASEIGNSFYQIQNSKDKIKSLYFEFSVNEKVAIEAAGGASFSGLRSLVAMKNFGLNVASDFLLPLVYSGVKGGMVILIADDPSCHSSAQSEENSRAFAALANIPVLEPSIPQECKDFIKFAFDLSEKFEIPIMIRETTRVAHQSAPVKLDKLKTLRTVLHGKFIKDNKKFVTMPPRVMEMHKELLDKIEKIREYSEKSKLNLIRREAGRDPTSARIGGGRVSAKLGIITSGVSYLYVKEALKELNISLPVLKLGFFHPLPEKKIKNFIKNLDKVLIVEELEPYLENEVIRMAKEVNCDLKIIGKDLVPEVGELKPEIVIQAIAKFTDKKLELFGSARSGEARKIPRRHPQLCHGCPYWLVFGGVKKAAKGMDVIFGGDIGCYMLAGFSPHNVQDYLYCMGSSIGIAHGIKKVSEQKLITFIGDSTFFHSGITGLINTVFNKSNPLIIIMNNSTTAMTGHQPHPSAPTEPDGVSIENIVKACGVKHLKTIDPVKQEEFVKAIKDFLNKKEVSVIIAKHPCKFVQKK, from the coding sequence ATGTTTGAAAATATTTTAGAGAAACCAAACAAAAAAGTTATTCTTTTAGGAAACGAGGCAATAGTAAGAGGCGCTTTGGAAGCAGGCGTTCAGTTTGTTTCCACTTATCCTGGGACGCCGGCTTCAGAGATCGGTAATAGTTTTTATCAGATTCAAAACTCTAAAGACAAAATTAAAAGCTTATATTTTGAGTTTTCTGTTAATGAAAAAGTCGCGATAGAAGCAGCAGGAGGCGCTTCTTTTTCTGGTTTGCGCTCTTTGGTGGCAATGAAAAATTTTGGTTTAAATGTTGCTTCTGATTTTTTACTTCCATTGGTTTATTCTGGAGTTAAGGGAGGAATGGTAATTTTAATAGCAGATGATCCTTCCTGCCATAGCTCGGCTCAATCAGAAGAGAACAGCCGGGCTTTTGCGGCTTTAGCCAATATTCCTGTTCTTGAACCGTCAATCCCTCAAGAATGTAAGGATTTTATTAAATTTGCTTTTGATTTATCTGAAAAATTTGAAATTCCGATAATGATTAGAGAGACAACAAGAGTAGCGCACCAAAGCGCTCCAGTCAAACTAGACAAATTAAAAACATTGAGAACAGTTCTCCATGGAAAATTTATAAAGGACAATAAGAAATTTGTAACAATGCCGCCTCGAGTTATGGAAATGCATAAGGAACTTTTGGATAAGATTGAAAAAATACGTGAGTATAGCGAGAAAAGCAAATTGAATTTAATTAGAAGAGAAGCCGGAAGAGACCCGACCTCCGCCAGAATTGGCGGAGGTCGGGTCTCTGCGAAGCTCGGAATTATTACTTCCGGAGTTTCTTATCTCTATGTGAAAGAAGCATTAAAGGAATTAAATATTTCTTTGCCGGTTTTAAAGCTTGGATTTTTTCATCCCTTGCCAGAGAAAAAAATTAAAAATTTTATTAAAAATTTGGATAAGGTTTTAATAGTAGAAGAATTAGAACCATATTTAGAAAATGAAGTAATAAGAATGGCAAAAGAAGTAAATTGTGATTTAAAGATTATTGGCAAAGATTTAGTACCAGAAGTCGGCGAGTTGAAACCTGAAATAGTTATTCAGGCAATCGCCAAATTTACTGATAAAAAATTGGAATTGTTTGGCTCTGCCAGATCTGGCGAAGCTAGAAAAATTCCTCGTCGTCATCCTCAGCTTTGCCATGGCTGTCCTTATTGGTTGGTTTTTGGAGGCGTCAAAAAAGCTGCAAAAGGTATGGATGTAATTTTCGGCGGTGATATTGGCTGTTATATGTTGGCAGGATTTTCTCCCCACAATGTTCAGGATTATCTTTACTGTATGGGTTCTTCAATTGGTATTGCTCATGGGATTAAGAAGGTAAGCGAGCAAAAACTGATTACTTTTATTGGTGATTCAACTTTTTTCCATTCCGGCATTACTGGTTTGATTAACACGGTTTTTAATAAATCAAACCCATTAATAATTATTATGAATAATTCCACTACTGCTATGACTGGCCATCAGCCGCATCCAAGCGCGCCGACTGAACCAGATGGAGTAAGTATTGAAAATATTGTTAAAGCCTGCGGAGTTAAG
- a CDS encoding methionine--tRNA ligase: protein MSSKKKKFYITSSLAYTNALPHIGFAQELIQADVLARYHRFLSEETFFLTGTDEHGQKNLKAAEKAGKNPKEFTDEISDKFRNLTNVLNLSNDDFIRTTDQKRHWPTVKKVWLKLKKNGDICKKKYKGFYCIGCEAFITKKDLVNGKCPIHKKRPEIIEEENYFFKLSKYSKKIKKAIEKDKVKIIPQTRKNEILSFVKQGLKDISFSRSRQNSKWGIPVPEDKNQTIYVWSDALVNYVSALGYAQNNEKFKKFWPADVHCIGKDIIRFHAIIWLGILLSLKLKLPKIILVHGFITSGGQKMSKSLGNVVDPFVLVEKYGTDAVRYFLLREISPTEDGDFTYEKFEARYNADLAKGLGNLTARVLTMAEKIKTSRSRASLLRDKQNLKVTKAIRNTEKKYKNALDNFKFNEALEEIWKLISYCDRYIEKERPWEKSERQLLVISELLFALTNIAEMLEPFLPETSEKILKQIKAKKSKSLFPRIK from the coding sequence ATGTCAAGCAAAAAGAAAAAATTTTATATCACTAGTAGTTTAGCCTATACAAATGCTCTGCCGCATATAGGATTTGCTCAAGAACTGATTCAAGCCGATGTTCTTGCTAGATATCATCGGTTTTTGAGTGAAGAAACTTTCTTTTTAACCGGAACAGATGAACATGGCCAAAAAAATTTAAAGGCGGCTGAAAAAGCTGGAAAGAACCCAAAAGAATTTACAGATGAGATTTCAGATAAGTTTAGAAACCTAACAAATGTTTTGAATTTATCTAACGATGATTTTATCAGAACTACTGATCAAAAACGTCATTGGCCGACAGTAAAAAAGGTTTGGCTGAAATTAAAAAAAAATGGCGATATTTGCAAGAAAAAATATAAAGGATTTTATTGTATTGGTTGTGAAGCCTTTATTACGAAGAAAGATTTAGTGAATGGAAAATGTCCTATTCACAAAAAGAGGCCAGAGATTATTGAAGAAGAGAATTATTTTTTTAAACTCTCAAAGTACTCAAAAAAAATAAAAAAGGCGATAGAAAAAGATAAGGTTAAAATTATTCCTCAAACCCGAAAAAATGAGATTTTAAGTTTTGTAAAGCAAGGGTTAAAAGATATTAGTTTCTCTCGCTCAAGGCAAAATTCGAAATGGGGAATTCCTGTGCCAGAAGACAAAAATCAGACCATTTATGTATGGAGCGATGCCCTTGTAAATTATGTTTCTGCTCTTGGCTATGCTCAGAACAATGAAAAATTCAAAAAATTCTGGCCAGCTGATGTACATTGTATTGGAAAAGATATAATCAGATTCCATGCTATAATTTGGCTTGGCATATTGCTTTCTTTAAAGCTAAAACTACCTAAAATTATTCTTGTTCACGGTTTTATCACATCTGGCGGTCAGAAAATGTCAAAATCTTTGGGAAATGTTGTTGACCCATTTGTATTAGTTGAAAAATACGGGACTGATGCTGTTAGGTATTTTCTTTTGAGGGAGATTTCTCCAACTGAAGATGGTGACTTTACTTATGAAAAATTTGAAGCAAGATATAATGCAGATTTGGCAAAAGGGCTGGGAAATCTTACTGCTCGGGTCTTGACCATGGCAGAAAAAATAAAAACTTCCCGAAGCAGAGCAAGCTTGCTACGAGACAAGCAAAATTTAAAAGTAACCAAAGCTATTAGAAATACAGAGAAAAAATATAAAAATGCCTTAGATAATTTTAAATTTAATGAAGCATTGGAAGAAATTTGGAAGTTAATTAGTTATTGCGATAGATATATAGAAAAGGAAAGGCCTTGGGAGAAATCCGAGAGACAGTTATTAGTAATTAGTGAGTTGTTATTTGCTTTAACAAATATAGCTGAAATGTTAGAGCCGTTTTTACCAGAAACATCAGAAAAGATATTGAAACAAATCAAAGCCAAAAAAAGCAAATCGCTTTTTCCGCGAATTAAGTAA
- the glmS gene encoding glutamine--fructose-6-phosphate transaminase (isomerizing) gives MCGIVGYIGKKNDPQIGLNALKRLEYRGYDSAGMAVFNPEKQEIFCLKAKGKISELENKFSQSPFNGNPFILHTRWATHGEASEINAHPHWDCKKNIYVVHNGIIENYKELKEQLMSEGHQFISETDTEVIAHLIESCFKSNLEEAVRQALKKVKGAYALAVIARKDPEKIVAAKLGSPLILGINNDEFLVASDTSAIISHTNQVITLDDNEIAVLSPNNFFILKEKPIEKIEWETEEAQKQGFSHFMLKEIFEQPSTIEKSIAGRMILEQGLAKLGGLEQVSEQLKKIEKVVIVACGTASYAGKVGEYMFEEYAKIPTKLEIGSEFRYKNSILDDKTAVLVISQSGETADTLEAVKEAKRKGCLCLGLVNRVGSSIARETDAGVYCRIGPEIAVASTKAFISQLSILVLITVGLGRQREMSLVVGKKILEELQKLPELSKKIFSQADYIKELARKYSQYRNFYFLGRKYNFPIALEGSHKLKEIAWKIHAEAYPAGDMKHGAIALIDENFPTCVICPSDSVYDKMKNAIEEIKARHGKILAVATEGNEEIKNLADDVIYIPKTLEMLTPILSIIPLQLFAAYLGLELGLDIDKPRNLAKSVTVE, from the coding sequence ATGTGCGGCATCGTTGGCTACATTGGTAAAAAAAATGATCCCCAAATTGGTCTGAACGCCTTGAAGCGTTTGGAATACAGAGGATATGATTCTGCTGGAATGGCAGTATTTAATCCTGAAAAACAGGAGATTTTTTGTTTGAAAGCAAAAGGAAAGATAAGCGAGCTTGAGAATAAATTTTCTCAATCGCCTTTCAACGGTAATCCTTTTATACTGCATACTCGCTGGGCAACTCATGGCGAAGCAAGTGAAATAAACGCGCATCCGCATTGGGACTGTAAAAAAAACATTTATGTCGTCCACAACGGTATTATTGAAAACTATAAAGAATTGAAAGAGCAGTTAATGTCAGAAGGGCATCAATTTATTAGCGAAACAGACACAGAGGTTATCGCTCATTTAATAGAGAGTTGCTTCAAAAGCAATTTAGAAGAAGCTGTAAGACAAGCGCTGAAAAAAGTTAAAGGAGCTTATGCTTTGGCAGTTATTGCCCGAAAAGACCCGGAAAAGATTGTTGCGGCAAAACTTGGTTCACCTTTAATTTTAGGAATCAACAATGATGAGTTTTTAGTAGCTTCAGATACTTCTGCTATTATTTCACATACTAATCAGGTTATTACATTAGATGATAATGAAATCGCTGTTTTGTCCCCAAATAATTTTTTTATATTAAAAGAAAAACCAATTGAAAAAATTGAATGGGAGACAGAAGAGGCGCAAAAACAGGGTTTTTCACATTTTATGTTAAAAGAGATTTTTGAACAGCCATCAACAATAGAAAAAAGCATTGCCGGAAGAATGATTTTAGAGCAGGGATTAGCGAAATTAGGAGGGTTAGAACAGGTTTCAGAACAATTAAAGAAGATAGAAAAAGTCGTTATTGTTGCCTGTGGCACTGCAAGTTACGCCGGCAAAGTAGGAGAATATATGTTTGAAGAGTATGCTAAGATTCCGACAAAATTGGAGATAGGTTCCGAGTTTCGTTATAAGAATTCTATTTTAGACGATAAAACAGCTGTTTTAGTTATTTCCCAATCAGGTGAAACAGCAGATACTTTAGAGGCAGTGAAAGAAGCAAAAAGAAAAGGATGTTTGTGTTTAGGATTAGTGAATAGAGTCGGTTCTTCAATTGCCAGGGAAACAGATGCTGGTGTTTATTGTCGCATTGGTCCAGAAATTGCTGTTGCCTCAACTAAAGCATTTATTTCCCAATTGTCTATTTTGGTTCTGATTACTGTTGGACTTGGCAGACAGAGAGAAATGAGTTTAGTTGTTGGTAAAAAGATTTTGGAGGAACTGCAGAAATTGCCTGAGTTGTCTAAAAAGATTTTTAGTCAGGCCGATTACATCAAAGAATTGGCAAGGAAATATTCTCAATATAGGAATTTTTATTTTTTGGGGAGAAAATATAATTTTCCTATTGCCCTAGAGGGTTCTCATAAATTAAAAGAAATTGCTTGGAAAATTCATGCTGAAGCTTATCCTGCAGGAGACATGAAACATGGAGCAATTGCTTTAATTGATGAGAATTTTCCCACTTGTGTTATCTGTCCTTCTGATTCAGTTTATGATAAAATGAAAAATGCCATAGAAGAAATTAAGGCAAGACACGGAAAGATTTTAGCTGTGGCTACTGAAGGAAATGAAGAAATAAAAAATTTGGCTGATGACGTAATTTATATTCCAAAAACCCTTGAGATGCTTACTCCAATTTTAAGTATTATACCTTTACAACTTTTTGCTGCTTATCTTGGCTTGGAACTTGGTTTGGATATAGACAAGCCCAGAAATTTAGCAAAAAGTGTAACTGTAGAATAA
- a CDS encoding type II toxin-antitoxin system RelE/ParE family toxin: MFEVQLTKRAEREFNRLPNNLKQKFYNEFKKLSVDIFEHPQVRKIQDTEFGYRLRIGRWRILFALFSKEKRIEIVDIFIEKGKDDYRKRRKLL; encoded by the coding sequence ATGTTTGAAGTTCAATTAACAAAACGGGCAGAAAGAGAATTCAATAGATTGCCGAATAATTTAAAACAGAAATTTTATAACGAATTCAAAAAACTTTCAGTAGATATTTTTGAACATCCACAAGTTAGAAAAATTCAAGATACTGAGTTTGGTTATCGCCTCCGCATCGGCCGGTGGCGTATTTTGTTTGCTCTTTTCTCAAAAGAGAAACGAATAGAAATTGTAGATATTTTTATAGAAAAAGGAAAAGACGACTATCGCAAAAGAAGAAAATTATTATAG
- a CDS encoding AI-2E family transporter has translation MTNEKILDISWATILKIAVAGIIFYFLYSISEFLVLFAFAFVIAMLFEPAIKWFGRRRVPRFLAITFIYLSIFGILSICIYLSAPYFIAEVQYFSEYFPQVFPEYFGKISPFFEKIGLESFKDLETFLSKIQGNLEQLGGNVFSAIFVFFGGIFSAVFIITIAIFLSLERKNIEKGLTLFFPKKYEDYLLNAWIKSQKKITGWFLMRIIGVAFVGISSYIAFYFLNVEYAVSLALIAGIFDFVPIIGPFFAAIIAFFIISMDNIAKAIFVLIAFGLIQLIENSILLPVLSKKVIKVSPLLVIIALFIGGKFWGPLGAILAVPLAAILMDFFKDFLEKRKEEEEEEEEEEVISQNE, from the coding sequence ATGACTAATGAGAAAATATTAGATATTAGCTGGGCAACAATTTTAAAAATTGCTGTAGCTGGTATAATTTTTTATTTTTTATATTCAATTAGCGAATTTTTAGTTTTGTTTGCTTTTGCTTTTGTTATTGCAATGCTTTTTGAGCCAGCCATTAAATGGTTTGGCAGAAGAAGAGTCCCTCGTTTTTTAGCAATTACTTTTATTTATCTTTCAATTTTTGGCATTTTAAGCATTTGTATTTATCTTTCAGCTCCTTATTTTATTGCTGAAGTTCAATATTTTTCAGAATATTTTCCACAGGTATTTCCAGAATACTTTGGAAAAATATCTCCTTTTTTTGAAAAGATAGGCCTTGAATCATTTAAAGATTTGGAAACATTTTTAAGTAAAATTCAAGGAAATTTAGAACAATTGGGTGGAAATGTTTTTAGCGCTATTTTTGTGTTCTTTGGCGGTATTTTTAGCGCTGTTTTTATTATTACTATTGCTATTTTTCTTTCTTTAGAAAGGAAGAATATAGAAAAAGGATTAACTCTTTTCTTCCCCAAAAAATATGAGGATTATTTGCTTAATGCCTGGATAAAATCACAGAAAAAAATTACTGGCTGGTTTTTAATGCGCATTATCGGAGTTGCCTTTGTCGGAATAAGTTCATATATTGCTTTCTATTTTCTTAATGTAGAGTATGCTGTTTCTTTAGCTTTAATTGCCGGTATTTTTGATTTTGTTCCTATAATTGGACCATTTTTTGCCGCTATTATCGCCTTCTTTATAATTTCTATGGATAATATCGCAAAAGCGATTTTTGTTTTAATAGCTTTCGGCCTTATTCAGCTTATTGAGAATAGTATTCTTTTGCCAGTTCTTTCAAAAAAAGTTATCAAAGTTTCACCTCTCTTGGTTATAATAGCCCTTTTCATTGGCGGAAAATTTTGGGGACCGTTAGGAGCCATTTTGGCTGTGCCATTAGCCGCAATCTTAATGGATTTTTTCAAGGACTTTTTAGAAAAGCGAAAAGAGGAAGAGGAAGAGGAAGAGGAAGAGGAAGTAATATCACAAAATGAGTAA
- a CDS encoding TatD family hydrolase, whose product MLVDTHAHLNFAAFDRDRDEVIKRCLDNNIWMINVGTNYETSKKAVEISKDYNERVYAAIGLHPINIKQNSKVKTQKSKPQLKTQNLEDILEENFNFNKYKELAKSKKVVAIGEIGLDYYYKPKTKKKLALFKEKQKALLEQELKLAEELNLPVIFHCRMAHDDLIEILEVRPPIEGLTSVIHSFTGTWEQAEKFLEMGFYLGFNGIVFKLDLDEIIKKTPLDRILIETDCPFLTPPLPAKALAKAGRNEPIFIKYIAEHIAKIKNIPLEKIAEITSTNAKKLFKI is encoded by the coding sequence ATGCTTGTAGATACTCATGCTCATCTTAATTTTGCTGCTTTTGACAGAGATAGAGATGAAGTTATAAAGAGATGTTTAGATAATAATATTTGGATGATAAATGTAGGGACAAATTATGAGACCTCAAAAAAAGCAGTTGAAATTTCAAAGGATTATAATGAAAGAGTATATGCGGCGATTGGACTTCACCCTATTAATATTAAACAAAACTCAAAAGTCAAAACTCAAAAGTCAAAGCCACAACTTAAAACTCAAAACTTAGAAGATATATTAGAAGAGAATTTTAATTTCAATAAATACAAAGAATTAGCAAAATCTAAAAAAGTAGTGGCTATTGGCGAAATTGGATTGGATTATTACTATAAGCCGAAAACAAAGAAAAAGCTTGCGCTTTTTAAAGAAAAACAAAAAGCACTTCTTGAGCAGGAATTAAAATTAGCCGAAGAATTAAATCTGCCAGTAATCTTTCACTGCCGAATGGCTCACGACGATTTAATAGAAATACTTGAGGTCAGACCTCCTATAGAAGGTCTGACCTCGGTAATCCATTCTTTTACCGGTACTTGGGAGCAGGCAGAGAAATTTTTAGAAATGGGATTTTATTTAGGTTTTAATGGAATTGTTTTTAAATTAGACCTTGATGAAATAATTAAAAAAACGCCATTAGATAGAATTTTGATTGAAACAGATTGTCCTTTTTTAACTCCGCCTTTGCCCGCCAAAGCTTTAGCGAAGGCGGGCCGAAATGAACCCATTTTTATCAAATACATTGCCGAACATATTGCTAAAATTAAAAATATCCCTCTTGAGAAAATAGCTGAAATCACCAGTACAAACGCTAAAAAGTTGTTTAAAATTTAA
- the ppa gene encoding inorganic diphosphatase, with the protein MTNLYKDIPAGDNLPEEINVVIDIPKGCANKYEYDEEKGCFKLDRVNYSSLFYPCDYGFIPQTHSEDSDALDVLLLTTYPTFSGCVVKARPVGLLLMKDEAGIDNKIIAVPVEKVDPRFKEIQDIEDIGEHHKKEIKNFFEDCKKLEPEKYKYVKVEDFEKKEKAMEIIQKAVEKYKTNNK; encoded by the coding sequence ATGACCAATCTTTATAAAGACATTCCAGCTGGCGATAATTTGCCAGAGGAAATAAATGTAGTAATTGATATTCCAAAAGGTTGTGCTAACAAGTATGAATATGATGAAGAAAAAGGATGCTTTAAGTTAGACAGAGTTAATTATTCGTCCTTATTTTATCCTTGCGATTATGGTTTTATACCTCAGACACATTCAGAAGACAGCGACGCTTTGGATGTTTTGCTTTTAACTACTTATCCTACTTTTTCTGGTTGCGTTGTTAAAGCCAGACCAGTTGGTTTGCTTTTAATGAAAGATGAAGCAGGGATTGATAATAAAATTATAGCTGTACCAGTAGAAAAAGTTGATCCGCGATTTAAAGAAATTCAAGACATTGAAGATATTGGTGAACATCATAAGAAAGAGATTAAAAACTTTTTTGAAGATTGTAAGAAATTAGAGCCGGAGAAATATAAATATGTGAAAGTAGAAGATTTTGAGAAAAAAGAAAAGGCAATGGAAATAATTCAAAAAGCAGTTGAAAAGTATAAAACAAATAATAAATAG
- a CDS encoding leucine--tRNA ligase, whose product MKKYEPQKIEPKWQRTWEKSEIYRAQDFSKRPKKYILIEFPYPSGEGLHVGHLRPYTALDAVARKKRMEGYNVLFPIGWDAFGLPAENYAIKTGIHPQEATKKNIANFKRQFKNLGLSFDWNREINTTDTKYYKWTQWIFLQLFEKGLAYQAEIPINWCPSCKIGLANEEVVSGKCERCNTQVEKKIKKQWMLKITKYADRLIDDLEKLDYLEKIKAQQINWIGRSYGIEINFKIENSQDTIKVFTTRTDTIFGVTAVVLAPEHSLIEKLITDGNNEKVINYIEQSKKKSDFERTELKKEKTGVFTGSYCINPVNNEKIPIWIGDYIVATYGGGAVMVVPAHDKRDFNFAKKYKLPVKEVIVSRERFSLTKSTRTVLPKLNECFVEDGVLINSGQFSGLSSKKARDEMLKCAEKQGFGRKTVHYRLRDWVFSRQHYWGEPMPIIHCEKCGAIPVPEKDLPVKLPYIEKYQPTGTGESPLAKIKDWVDIKCPKCKGPAKRETDTMPNWAGSSWYFMRYTDTDNNKSLADSKKLKYWLPVDWYNGGMEHTTLHLLYSRFWYKFLFDIGIAPQAEPYTRRTSHGIVLAEDGRKMSKSFGNVVNPDDIIKEYGADTLRVYEMFMGPFGQAIVWSAKGVKGVYRFLEKVWKLSLECSKNEKSSPKIIRAIHQLNKKIDEDLEATKFNTIIAGFMKFVNLGLEDKKEVGKDTIEKMLILLSPFAPHISEEIYQNLGYKKSIFKEKWPKYNPKLIKEEKIFLIIQINGKMRDKIEVEIDISEEEAKRLTLEREKVKKWIEDKPIKKVVFIKGRLINIVC is encoded by the coding sequence ATGAAAAAATACGAACCGCAAAAAATTGAGCCAAAATGGCAAAGAACTTGGGAAAAATCAGAAATATATAGAGCTCAAGATTTTTCAAAGAGACCTAAAAAATATATTTTAATTGAATTTCCTTATCCTTCAGGAGAAGGGCTTCATGTTGGTCATTTAAGACCTTATACTGCCTTAGACGCTGTTGCTCGAAAAAAAAGAATGGAAGGATATAATGTTTTGTTTCCTATTGGCTGGGATGCTTTTGGTTTGCCGGCAGAAAATTATGCTATAAAAACAGGGATTCATCCTCAAGAAGCAACTAAAAAAAATATCGCCAATTTTAAAAGACAATTTAAAAATTTAGGTCTTTCTTTTGATTGGAATAGGGAAATTAATACCACTGACACAAAATATTACAAATGGACTCAATGGATTTTTCTTCAGCTTTTTGAAAAGGGCTTGGCTTATCAGGCAGAAATACCTATTAACTGGTGTCCTTCCTGCAAAATTGGCTTAGCCAATGAAGAAGTGGTTTCCGGTAAGTGCGAGCGCTGCAATACTCAAGTAGAAAAAAAAATAAAAAAACAATGGATGTTAAAAATCACTAAATATGCTGACCGGCTGATAGATGATTTAGAAAAGCTTGATTATTTAGAAAAAATTAAAGCCCAGCAGATAAATTGGATTGGCAGAAGTTATGGCATAGAAATTAATTTCAAAATTGAAAATTCTCAAGACACAATAAAAGTTTTTACTACTAGGACTGACACTATTTTCGGGGTGACAGCTGTTGTCTTAGCTCCGGAACATTCCTTGATTGAAAAGCTAATTACAGATGGCAACAATGAGAAAGTAATTAATTATATTGAACAATCAAAGAAAAAAAGTGATTTTGAAAGAACAGAATTAAAAAAAGAAAAAACAGGAGTTTTTACTGGCTCTTATTGTATTAATCCAGTAAATAATGAAAAAATTCCTATTTGGATAGGAGATTATATAGTGGCGACTTATGGAGGAGGGGCAGTAATGGTAGTTCCTGCTCATGACAAACGAGATTTTAATTTTGCTAAAAAATATAAATTGCCAGTCAAAGAAGTAATAGTCTCGCGAGAACGGTTCTCGTTGACGAAATCAACGAGAACCGTTCTCCCCAAGTTAAATGAATGTTTTGTAGAAGACGGAGTTTTGATTAACTCCGGACAATTTTCGGGTTTGAGTTCAAAAAAAGCAAGAGATGAAATGCTAAAATGTGCTGAAAAGCAGGGCTTTGGCAGAAAAACAGTTCACTACAGACTAAGGGACTGGGTTTTTTCCAGACAGCATTACTGGGGAGAACCGATGCCAATTATTCATTGTGAAAAATGCGGTGCAATTCCAGTGCCGGAGAAAGATTTACCAGTAAAACTTCCTTATATTGAAAAGTATCAGCCAACAGGCACTGGTGAATCGCCTTTAGCAAAAATTAAAGATTGGGTTGATATCAAGTGTCCAAAATGCAAGGGACCAGCTAAAAGAGAAACCGACACTATGCCTAACTGGGCTGGTTCTTCTTGGTATTTTATGCGCTATACTGATACTGATAATAATAAATCGTTAGCTGATTCCAAAAAATTAAAATATTGGCTGCCAGTAGATTGGTATAACGGCGGCATGGAGCACACAACTTTGCATCTTCTATATTCTCGTTTTTGGTATAAATTTCTTTTTGATATTGGCATTGCTCCGCAGGCAGAACCCTATACTCGAAGGACTTCTCATGGTATAGTTTTAGCTGAAGATGGAAGAAAAATGTCAAAGTCATTTGGCAATGTAGTTAATCCTGATGATATTATTAAAGAATACGGAGCAGATACTTTGCGTGTTTATGAAATGTTTATGGGTCCATTTGGTCAGGCAATTGTCTGGAGCGCTAAAGGAGTGAAAGGTGTTTATCGGTTTTTAGAAAAAGTTTGGAAATTGAGTTTGGAGTGTTCTAAAAACGAAAAAAGCAGTCCCAAAATAATAAGAGCGATTCATCAACTTAATAAAAAAATAGATGAGGATTTAGAAGCAACAAAATTCAATACCATCATTGCTGGTTTTATGAAGTTTGTAAATTTGGGTTTGGAAGATAAAAAAGAAGTTGGCAAAGATACAATTGAAAAAATGTTGATTTTGCTTTCTCCTTTTGCGCCGCATATTTCAGAAGAGATTTATCAAAATTTAGGTTATAAAAAATCTATTTTTAAAGAAAAATGGCCCAAGTATAATCCGAAGTTAATTAAAGAAGAAAAAATCTTTTTAATCATCCAGATTAATGGCAAAATGCGCGACAAAATAGAAGTTGAAATAGACATTTCAGAAGAAGAAGCAAAAAGATTGACATTAGAGAGAGAAAAAGTTAAAAAATGGATAGAGGACAAGCCCATCAAGAAGGTGGTATTTATTAAAGGAAGATTAATTAATATTGTTTGTTAA